The following coding sequences are from one Syngnathus acus chromosome 14, fSynAcu1.2, whole genome shotgun sequence window:
- the dlat gene encoding dihydrolipoyllysine-residue acetyltransferase component of pyruvate dehydrogenase complex, mitochondrial isoform X2, producing the protein MLRLILRLRPSAGLSRPRALPTGPGTSAVSSRCVSGTSYARRLHRVAGSRTVCSTVGFSHRGALLRCPQLTVSRRGERFYSLPPHEKVELPALSPTMQTGTIARWEKKEGDKIGEGDLIAEVETDKATVGFEMLEECYLAKILVPEGTRDVEIGSVICITVASPDLIPAFKDVTLDSITSASSSAAAAPPPPPAAAASAPPAAPGSSYPTHLKIALPALSPTMTMGTVQRWEKKVGEKLSEGDLLAEIETDKATIGFEVQEEGYLAKIMVSEGTRDVPLGTPLCIIVEKESDIAAFKDYVETGIAEISTPPPAPAPAAAPVAAPPTQAPAPAAAPSLTPEASAPRQGRVFASPLAKKLAAEKGFDLAQIAGSGPDGRITRKDIDNFVPAKVAPAVPAPTPAAPAPAGVPAAPAGTFTDIPISNVRKVIAQRLMQSKQTIPHYYLSVDVNMDQVLELRKELNEEVKARSIKLSVNDFIIKASALACLKVPECNSSWMDTVIRHNHVVDVSVAVSTANGLITPIVFNAHTKGLAAISGDVSALAAKARDGKLQPHEFQGGTFTISNLGMFGVKNFSAIINPPQSCILAVGGSEKRLLPADNERGFDVASMMSVTLSCDHRVVDGAVGAQWLAEFRKFLEKPVTMLL; encoded by the exons ATGCTTCGTCTAATTCTGCGGCTCAGGCCTTCCGCCGGGCTCTCTCGTCCCCGTGCCCTCCCGACTGGGCCTGGCACCTCTGCCGTCAGCTCCCGTTGCGTATCTGGAACCAGCTATGCAAGGCGGCTACACCGCGTAGCCGGTTCCCGGACTGTGTGCTCGACCGTTGGCTTCAGTCACAGGGGAGCACTGCTGCGATGTCCCCAGCTTACCGTGAGCCGTCGGGGCGAGCGTTTCTACAGTCTGCCGCCGCACGAGAAG gTGGAGCTGCCTGCACTGTCACCCACCATGCAGACTGGCACCATTGCTCGTTgggaaaagaaggaaggaGACAAAATCGGCGAGGGAGACCTCATAGCAGAG GTGGAGACGGACAAGGCCACGGTGGGATTTGAGATGCTGGAAGAGTGCTATCTTGCCAAAATTCTTGTTCCTGAAGGGACCAGAGATGTAGAGATCGGATCTGTAATTTGTATCACCGTTGCTAG tccagacctcATCCCAGCATTTAAAGACGTTACGTTGgactccatcacttcagcttCTTCATCAGCGGCtgcagctcctcctcctcctccagctgcaGCTGCAAGTGCACCGCCTGCTGCTCCAGGAAGCTCCTACCCGACACACTTAAAG ATTGCACTTCCCGCACTCTCCCCTACCATGACGATGGGCACGGTGCAGCGCTGGGAGAAGAAGGTTGGCGAGAAGCTCAGCGAGGGAGATCTGTTGGCTGAGATAGAGACGGACAAGGCAACCATCG GTTTCGAGGTGCAGGAGGAGGGATATTTGGCCAAAATAATGGTGTCGGAGGGGACGCGCGACGTCCCGTTGGGAACGCCTCTGTGCATCATCGTGGAGAAGGAGAGCGACATCGCTGCCTTCAAGGACTATGTCGAAACAGGCATTGCAGAGATTTCGAcacctcctcctgctccaGCACCA GCAGCCGCTCCTGTCGCTGCACCGCCAACTCAGGCCCCCGCACCTGCCGCAGCGCCTTCCTTGACCCCCGAAGCCTCAGCACCCAGGCAGGGGCGTGTGTTCGCCAGCCCGCTTGCAAAGAAACTCGCTGCAGAGAAAGGCTTTGACCTGGCGCAGATCGCCG GTTCTGGTCCTGATGGACGCATTACCAGGAAAGACATTGACAATTTTGTTCCCGCAAAGGTTGCACCA GCCGTTCCAGCTCCGACTCCGGCTGCTCCGGCACCTGCTGGAGTTCCTGCTGCACCCGCCGGAACTTTCACAGACATCCCTATCAGTAATGTCCGTAAG GTCATCGCACAGAGGTTGATGCAGTCAAAGCAAACCATCCCTCACTATTACCTCTCTGTGGATGTCAACATGGACCAAGTTCTGGAGCTTAGGAAAGAACTCAATGAg GAAGTGAAAGCCAGAAGTATCAAGCTAAGTGTGAACGACTTCATCATCAAAGCCAGCGCGTTGGCCTGCCTCAAGGTGCCCGAGTGCAACTCCTCCTGGATGGACACTGTCATTCGTCA CAACCACGTGGTGGACGTGAGTGTGGCGGTGAGCACAGCCAACGGTCTCATCACGCCCATCGTGTTCAACGCGCACACCAAAGGACTGGCCGCCATCAGTGGCGACGTGTCGGCCCTCGCCGCCAAAGCGCGGGACGGCAAACTCCAGCCACACGAGTTCCAG GGAGGCACGTTCACCATCTCCAATTTGGGGATGTTCGGCGTCAAGAACTTCTCAGCGATCATCAACCCACCACAGTCTTGCATCCTCGCTGTGGGAGGCTCTGAAAAGCGCCTTTTGCCCGCTGACAATGAAAGAGG ttttgATGTGGCCAGCATGATGTCTGTGACGCTGAGCTGTGACCACCGGGTGGTGGATGGCGCGGTGGGCGCGCAGTGGCTCGCCGAGTTCCGGAAGTTCCTGGAGAAGCCCGTCACCATGCTCTT ATAA
- the dlat gene encoding dihydrolipoyllysine-residue acetyltransferase component of pyruvate dehydrogenase complex, mitochondrial isoform X1, giving the protein MLRLILRLRPSAGLSRPRALPTGPGTSAVSSRCVSGTSYARRLHRVAGSRTVCSTVGFSHRGALLRCPQLTVSRRGERFYSLPPHEKVELPALSPTMQTGTIARWEKKEGDKIGEGDLIAEVETDKATVGFEMLEECYLAKILVPEGTRDVEIGSVICITVASPDLIPAFKDVTLDSITSASSSAAAAPPPPPAAAASAPPAAPGSSYPTHLKIALPALSPTMTMGTVQRWEKKVGEKLSEGDLLAEIETDKATIGFEVQEEGYLAKIMVSEGTRDVPLGTPLCIIVEKESDIAAFKDYVETGIAEISTPPPAPAPAAAPVAAPPTQAPAPAAAPSLTPEASAPRQGRVFASPLAKKLAAEKGFDLAQIAGSGPDGRITRKDIDNFVPAKVAPAVPAPTPAAPAPAGVPAAPAGTFTDIPISNVRKVIAQRLMQSKQTIPHYYLSVDVNMDQVLELRKELNEEVKARSIKLSVNDFIIKASALACLKVPECNSSWMDTVIRHNHVVDVSVAVSTANGLITPIVFNAHTKGLAAISGDVSALAAKARDGKLQPHEFQGGTFTISNLGMFGVKNFSAIINPPQSCILAVGGSEKRLLPADNERGFDVASMMSVTLSCDHRVVDGAVGAQWLAEFRKFLEKPVTMLL; this is encoded by the exons ATGCTTCGTCTAATTCTGCGGCTCAGGCCTTCCGCCGGGCTCTCTCGTCCCCGTGCCCTCCCGACTGGGCCTGGCACCTCTGCCGTCAGCTCCCGTTGCGTATCTGGAACCAGCTATGCAAGGCGGCTACACCGCGTAGCCGGTTCCCGGACTGTGTGCTCGACCGTTGGCTTCAGTCACAGGGGAGCACTGCTGCGATGTCCCCAGCTTACCGTGAGCCGTCGGGGCGAGCGTTTCTACAGTCTGCCGCCGCACGAGAAG gTGGAGCTGCCTGCACTGTCACCCACCATGCAGACTGGCACCATTGCTCGTTgggaaaagaaggaaggaGACAAAATCGGCGAGGGAGACCTCATAGCAGAG GTGGAGACGGACAAGGCCACGGTGGGATTTGAGATGCTGGAAGAGTGCTATCTTGCCAAAATTCTTGTTCCTGAAGGGACCAGAGATGTAGAGATCGGATCTGTAATTTGTATCACCGTTGCTAG tccagacctcATCCCAGCATTTAAAGACGTTACGTTGgactccatcacttcagcttCTTCATCAGCGGCtgcagctcctcctcctcctccagctgcaGCTGCAAGTGCACCGCCTGCTGCTCCAGGAAGCTCCTACCCGACACACTTAAAG ATTGCACTTCCCGCACTCTCCCCTACCATGACGATGGGCACGGTGCAGCGCTGGGAGAAGAAGGTTGGCGAGAAGCTCAGCGAGGGAGATCTGTTGGCTGAGATAGAGACGGACAAGGCAACCATCG GTTTCGAGGTGCAGGAGGAGGGATATTTGGCCAAAATAATGGTGTCGGAGGGGACGCGCGACGTCCCGTTGGGAACGCCTCTGTGCATCATCGTGGAGAAGGAGAGCGACATCGCTGCCTTCAAGGACTATGTCGAAACAGGCATTGCAGAGATTTCGAcacctcctcctgctccaGCACCA GCAGCCGCTCCTGTCGCTGCACCGCCAACTCAGGCCCCCGCACCTGCCGCAGCGCCTTCCTTGACCCCCGAAGCCTCAGCACCCAGGCAGGGGCGTGTGTTCGCCAGCCCGCTTGCAAAGAAACTCGCTGCAGAGAAAGGCTTTGACCTGGCGCAGATCGCCG GTTCTGGTCCTGATGGACGCATTACCAGGAAAGACATTGACAATTTTGTTCCCGCAAAGGTTGCACCA GCCGTTCCAGCTCCGACTCCGGCTGCTCCGGCACCTGCTGGAGTTCCTGCTGCACCCGCCGGAACTTTCACAGACATCCCTATCAGTAATGTCCGTAAG GTCATCGCACAGAGGTTGATGCAGTCAAAGCAAACCATCCCTCACTATTACCTCTCTGTGGATGTCAACATGGACCAAGTTCTGGAGCTTAGGAAAGAACTCAATGAg GAAGTGAAAGCCAGAAGTATCAAGCTAAGTGTGAACGACTTCATCATCAAAGCCAGCGCGTTGGCCTGCCTCAAGGTGCCCGAGTGCAACTCCTCCTGGATGGACACTGTCATTCGTCA CAACCACGTGGTGGACGTGAGTGTGGCGGTGAGCACAGCCAACGGTCTCATCACGCCCATCGTGTTCAACGCGCACACCAAAGGACTGGCCGCCATCAGTGGCGACGTGTCGGCCCTCGCCGCCAAAGCGCGGGACGGCAAACTCCAGCCACACGAGTTCCAG GGAGGCACGTTCACCATCTCCAATTTGGGGATGTTCGGCGTCAAGAACTTCTCAGCGATCATCAACCCACCACAGTCTTGCATCCTCGCTGTGGGAGGCTCTGAAAAGCGCCTTTTGCCCGCTGACAATGAAAGAGG ttttgATGTGGCCAGCATGATGTCTGTGACGCTGAGCTGTGACCACCGGGTGGTGGATGGCGCGGTGGGCGCGCAGTGGCTCGCCGAGTTCCGGAAGTTCCTGGAGAAGCCCGTCACCATGCTCTTGTGA
- the dlat gene encoding dihydrolipoyllysine-residue acetyltransferase component of pyruvate dehydrogenase complex, mitochondrial isoform X3 encodes MLRLILRLRPSAGLSRPRALPTGPGTSAVSSRCVSGTSYARRLHRVAGSRTVCSTVGFSHRGALLRCPQLTVSRRGERFYSLPPHEKVELPALSPTMQTGTIARWEKKEGDKIGEGDLIAEVETDKATVGFEMLEECYLAKILVPEGTRDVEIGSVICITVASPDLIPAFKDVTLDSITSASSSAAAAPPPPPAAAASAPPAAPGSSYPTHLKIALPALSPTMTMGTVQRWEKKVGEKLSEGDLLAEIETDKATIGFEVQEEGYLAKIMVSEGTRDVPLGTPLCIIVEKESDIAAFKDYVETGIAEISTPPPAPAAAPVAAPPTQAPAPAAAPSLTPEASAPRQGRVFASPLAKKLAAEKGFDLAQIAGSGPDGRITRKDIDNFVPAKVAPAVPAPTPAAPAPAGVPAAPAGTFTDIPISNVRKVIAQRLMQSKQTIPHYYLSVDVNMDQVLELRKELNEEVKARSIKLSVNDFIIKASALACLKVPECNSSWMDTVIRHNHVVDVSVAVSTANGLITPIVFNAHTKGLAAISGDVSALAAKARDGKLQPHEFQGGTFTISNLGMFGVKNFSAIINPPQSCILAVGGSEKRLLPADNERGFDVASMMSVTLSCDHRVVDGAVGAQWLAEFRKFLEKPVTMLL; translated from the exons ATGCTTCGTCTAATTCTGCGGCTCAGGCCTTCCGCCGGGCTCTCTCGTCCCCGTGCCCTCCCGACTGGGCCTGGCACCTCTGCCGTCAGCTCCCGTTGCGTATCTGGAACCAGCTATGCAAGGCGGCTACACCGCGTAGCCGGTTCCCGGACTGTGTGCTCGACCGTTGGCTTCAGTCACAGGGGAGCACTGCTGCGATGTCCCCAGCTTACCGTGAGCCGTCGGGGCGAGCGTTTCTACAGTCTGCCGCCGCACGAGAAG gTGGAGCTGCCTGCACTGTCACCCACCATGCAGACTGGCACCATTGCTCGTTgggaaaagaaggaaggaGACAAAATCGGCGAGGGAGACCTCATAGCAGAG GTGGAGACGGACAAGGCCACGGTGGGATTTGAGATGCTGGAAGAGTGCTATCTTGCCAAAATTCTTGTTCCTGAAGGGACCAGAGATGTAGAGATCGGATCTGTAATTTGTATCACCGTTGCTAG tccagacctcATCCCAGCATTTAAAGACGTTACGTTGgactccatcacttcagcttCTTCATCAGCGGCtgcagctcctcctcctcctccagctgcaGCTGCAAGTGCACCGCCTGCTGCTCCAGGAAGCTCCTACCCGACACACTTAAAG ATTGCACTTCCCGCACTCTCCCCTACCATGACGATGGGCACGGTGCAGCGCTGGGAGAAGAAGGTTGGCGAGAAGCTCAGCGAGGGAGATCTGTTGGCTGAGATAGAGACGGACAAGGCAACCATCG GTTTCGAGGTGCAGGAGGAGGGATATTTGGCCAAAATAATGGTGTCGGAGGGGACGCGCGACGTCCCGTTGGGAACGCCTCTGTGCATCATCGTGGAGAAGGAGAGCGACATCGCTGCCTTCAAGGACTATGTCGAAACAGGCATTGCAGAGATTTCGAcacctcctcctgctcca GCAGCCGCTCCTGTCGCTGCACCGCCAACTCAGGCCCCCGCACCTGCCGCAGCGCCTTCCTTGACCCCCGAAGCCTCAGCACCCAGGCAGGGGCGTGTGTTCGCCAGCCCGCTTGCAAAGAAACTCGCTGCAGAGAAAGGCTTTGACCTGGCGCAGATCGCCG GTTCTGGTCCTGATGGACGCATTACCAGGAAAGACATTGACAATTTTGTTCCCGCAAAGGTTGCACCA GCCGTTCCAGCTCCGACTCCGGCTGCTCCGGCACCTGCTGGAGTTCCTGCTGCACCCGCCGGAACTTTCACAGACATCCCTATCAGTAATGTCCGTAAG GTCATCGCACAGAGGTTGATGCAGTCAAAGCAAACCATCCCTCACTATTACCTCTCTGTGGATGTCAACATGGACCAAGTTCTGGAGCTTAGGAAAGAACTCAATGAg GAAGTGAAAGCCAGAAGTATCAAGCTAAGTGTGAACGACTTCATCATCAAAGCCAGCGCGTTGGCCTGCCTCAAGGTGCCCGAGTGCAACTCCTCCTGGATGGACACTGTCATTCGTCA CAACCACGTGGTGGACGTGAGTGTGGCGGTGAGCACAGCCAACGGTCTCATCACGCCCATCGTGTTCAACGCGCACACCAAAGGACTGGCCGCCATCAGTGGCGACGTGTCGGCCCTCGCCGCCAAAGCGCGGGACGGCAAACTCCAGCCACACGAGTTCCAG GGAGGCACGTTCACCATCTCCAATTTGGGGATGTTCGGCGTCAAGAACTTCTCAGCGATCATCAACCCACCACAGTCTTGCATCCTCGCTGTGGGAGGCTCTGAAAAGCGCCTTTTGCCCGCTGACAATGAAAGAGG ttttgATGTGGCCAGCATGATGTCTGTGACGCTGAGCTGTGACCACCGGGTGGTGGATGGCGCGGTGGGCGCGCAGTGGCTCGCCGAGTTCCGGAAGTTCCTGGAGAAGCCCGTCACCATGCTCTTGTGA
- the vps51 gene encoding vacuolar protein sorting-associated protein 51 homolog gives MSQPLISMEADASASEDPGRKRRVHGMLKLYYGLNEEGKADEKPQSLDPCDINGPHFDPEHYLNKLRRECSLSELMDHETCMVKQIRSLDSDMQTLVYENYNKFISATDTIRKMKNDFKKMEDEMDCLSANMAAITDFSARISGTLEDQHAQITKLSGVHTLLRKLQFLFELPARLNKCLELQAYAQAVSSHRRARCVLQQYSHMPSFKGIQDDCHAIMDKLAQELRQKFRDGGSSAKDLSECVELLLQLDEPAEELCEKFLSHAGSRLESDLQGLEAEIKPSPPASAAKTALARKPSPGATAGSPKTSALRSPSSNTDILEFIDRGCNEFVSSLCLVITSYQELFINHAQTGELASKNIPQMAKSKLHAFVDKLATRYFSLVERRIQEEKGVADNSLLVHALDRFHRRLQAVAKLLPGSSVPNQGTEIVIRAATERVKQYLAALQNFYMDSLTDVRQALATPRLSLAAPGAGSHLGGPASGRDGASSLPDLLSSLSASILNQIKSVLASVHLFTAKNITFSNKPYFKGEFCYQGVRESLIVSFIKFVCQSSRQFCESAGDKGGSTPPALLLLLSRLCLDYETSTISYILTLTDEQFLAQHHSPVTAVTALCAEAREAAQKLLNHYVKVQGLIISQMLRKSVETRDWVNTIEPRNVRAVMKRVVEDTTSIDVQVGLLYEEGVRKAHSSDSSKRTFSVYSSSRQQTRYAASYTPSAPMDTNLLSNIHKLFSERIDIFSSVEFNKVSVMTGIIKISLKTFLECVRLRTFGRYGLQQIQVDCHYLQMYLWRFVSDENLVHFLLDEIVGSSAHRCLDPAPMEQSVIEVICERG, from the exons ATGAGCCAGCCGCTTATCTCAATGGAAGCGGACGCCTCGGCCTCCGAAGACCCAGGGAGGAAGCGTAGGGTCCACGGTATGTTGAAGCTCTACTACGGGCTCAATGAAGAAGGAAAGGCGGATGAGAAGCCACAGTCCCTGGATCCCTGTGACATCAACGGGCCGCACTTTGACCCAGAGCACTACCTAAACAAG CTTCGACGAGAATGCTCTCTTTCCGAGTTGATGGACCATGAGACCTGCATGGTCAAGCAGATCCGTTCTTTGGATAGTGACATGCAGACGCTAGTATATGAAAACTACAATAAATTCATATCAGCTACAG ATACCATCAGAAAGATGAAGAATGATTTCAAAAAGATGGAGGACGAAATGGACTGTCTGTCTGCAAACATGGCGGCGATCACTGATTTTAGTGCTCGCATCAGTGGTACCCTTGAAGACCAGCATGCTCAGATTACAAAACTCTCAG GGGTCCACACTTTGTTAAGAAAGTTGCAGTTTCTATTTGAACTGCCCGCCAGGTTAAACAAATGCTTGGAGCTGCAAGCTTACGCTCAAGCAGTGAGCTCCCACCGGCGTGCTCGTTGTGTGCTGCAGCAATACAGCCACATGCCTTCCTTCAAGGGCATTCAGGATGACTGTCATGCCATCATGGACAAGTTGGCGCAGGAGCTTCGGCAGAAGTTCAG GGACGGTGGCTCGAGTGCTAAAGACTTATCAGAGTGTGTGGAGCTCCTGTTGCAGTTGGATGAGCCAGCAGAAGAGCTGTGTGAAAAGTTCCTGAGCCACGCCGGTTCTCGCCTGGAGTCGGACCTGCAGGGCCTGGAAGCTGAGATTAAGCCCAGCCCGCCTGCATCAGCAGCAAAAACTGCTTTGGCACGCAAGCCTTCACCTGGCGCCACCGCCGGGTCGCCCAAAACAAGCGCTCTTCGTTCTCCCTCCTCCAACACCGACATCCTGGAGTTCATCGACAGAGGCTGCAATGAGTTTGTCAGCAGCTTGTGTTTGGTCATTACATCATATCAAGAACTTTTCATCAACCACGCTCAGACGGGCGAGCTAGCATCCAAGAATATTCCTCAGATGGCAAAGAGTAAGCTGCACGCCTTTGTGGATAAGCTGGCCACTCGCTATTTCTCGCTTGTGGAGCGAAGGATCCAAGAGGAAAAGGGGGTGGCGGATAACTCCCTCTTGGTCCATGCCCTCGACCGATTCCATCGCAGACTCCAAGCTGTGGCCAAGCTGCTGCCGGGCTCCTCGGTGCCCAACCAAGGCACCGAGATTGTGATCCGCGCAGCGACCGAGCGAGTCAAGCAGTACCTGGCTGCGCTCCAGAACTTCTACATGGACAGCTTGACGGACGTGAGGCAGGCCCTGGCGACGCCTCGCCTCTCGCTGGCCGCTCCGGGGGCCGGCTCTCATCTCGGCGGCCCGGCTTCTGGCAGAGATGGCGCAAGCAGCCTCCCGGACCTGCTGTCCTCCCTGTCAGCTTCCATCTTAAATCAGATCAAGTCTGTGTTGGCGTCTGTGCATCTGTTCACAGCCAAGAACATCACGTTCTCCAACAAGCCGTACTTTAAG GGGGAATTTTGCTACCAAGGCGTCCGCGAGAGCCTGATTGTGAGTTTCATCAAGTTTGTATGCCAGTCCTCTCGTCAGTTTTGCGAGAGCGCAGGAGACAAAGGAGGCTCCACCCCGCCAGCCCTCCTGTTGCTCCTTTCCCGACTCTGCTTAGACTACGAAACCTCCACAATCTCTTACATCCTCACTCTTACTGATGAACAATTCCTGGCGCAG CACCACAGTCCGGTAACGGCAGTCACTGCTCTATGCGCGGAAGCCAGGGAGGCAGCACAGAAACTACTCAACCATTACGTGAAG GTCCAAGGCCTTATTATTTCCCAGATGCTTCGAAAGAGCGTTGAAACACGAGACTGGGTCAACACGATCGAACCCCGAAATGTGCGTGCGGTGATGAAGAGAGTTGTCGAGGACACCACCTCCATTGACGTGCAG GTGGGGCTTCTGTATGAGGAAGGTGTGAGGAAAGCGCACAGTAGTGACTCCAGCAAAAGGACGTTCTCGGTCTACAGCAGCTCAAGGCAGCAAACTCGCTATGCCGCAAGCTACACACCAAg CGCTCCCATGGACACCAATCTGTTGAGCAACATACACAAGCTGTTTTCTGAGCGCATTGACATCTTCAGCTCAGTGGAGTTTAATAAG GTCTCAGTCATGACGGGAATCATCAAAATCAGCTTAAAGACATTCCTGGAGTGCGTCCGGTTGCGTACTTTCGGACGCTACGGGCTGCAGCAAATCCAGGTCGACTGTCACTACCTGCAGATGTACTTGTGGCGTTTTGTGTCTGACGAAAACCTCGTACATTTCCTGCTGGATGAGATAGTCGGAAGCTCTGCCCACCGCTGCCTGGATCCTGCTCCGATGGAGCAGAGCGTCATTGAAGTTATCTGTGAACGAGGTTAA